From a region of the Dickeya poaceiphila genome:
- a CDS encoding major outer membrane lipoprotein, producing the protein MNRTKLVLGAVILGSTLLAGCSSNAKLDQLSSDVSSLNEKVSALTSKVDALATDVQAAKDDAARANQRLDNQVRTYKK; encoded by the coding sequence ATGAATCGTACTAAACTGGTACTGGGCGCGGTAATCCTGGGTTCTACTCTGCTGGCTGGTTGCTCCAGCAACGCTAAACTGGATCAGCTGTCTTCTGACGTTTCTTCTCTGAACGAAAAAGTATCTGCTCTGACCAGCAAAGTTGACGCTCTGGCTACCGACGTGCAGGCTGCTAAAGATGACGCAGCTCGTGCTAACCAGCGCCTGGACAACCAGGTTCGTACTTACAAAAAGTAA
- the pykF gene encoding pyruvate kinase PykF, whose amino-acid sequence MKKTKIVCTIGPKTESEEVLGKLLSAGMNVMRLNFSHGDYAEHGQRIKNLRAVTEKTGLKAAILLDTKGPEIRTIKLENGADVSLTAGQTFTFTTDQSVIGNKDRVAVTYAGFANDLSVGNTVLVDDGLIGMEVIEIKGGEVICKVLNNGDLGENKGVNLPGVSIQLPALAEKDKRDLIFGCEQGVDFVAASFIRKRSDVEEIRAHLKQHGGEHIQIISKIENQEGLNNFDDILDASDGIMVARGDLGVEIPVEEVIFAQKMMIEKCNLARKVVITATQMLDSMIKNPRPTRAEAGDVANAIIDGTDAVMLSGESAKGKYPLEAVTIMATICERTDRVMKSRLDKLQHTSKLRITEAVCRGAVETAEKLEAPLIVVATHGGKSAKSIRKYFPHARILALTTNEITARQLLLSKGVETMLVKEIASTDDFYRIGKEAALKSGLAQEGDIVVMVSGALVPSGTTNTASVHRL is encoded by the coding sequence ATGAAAAAGACCAAAATCGTTTGTACCATCGGTCCGAAAACCGAATCAGAGGAAGTACTGGGCAAGCTGCTGAGCGCAGGCATGAATGTAATGCGCCTGAATTTCTCTCACGGTGACTACGCAGAACATGGTCAACGCATTAAAAATCTGCGTGCCGTGACAGAAAAAACCGGCCTGAAAGCAGCCATTCTGCTGGATACCAAAGGCCCGGAAATCCGTACCATCAAACTGGAGAATGGCGCAGACGTCTCACTGACCGCAGGCCAGACCTTCACCTTCACCACCGATCAGAGCGTTATCGGCAACAAAGACCGTGTAGCGGTCACCTATGCCGGCTTTGCCAATGACCTGAGCGTCGGAAACACGGTGCTGGTTGACGATGGCCTGATCGGTATGGAAGTCATCGAGATCAAAGGCGGTGAGGTTATCTGTAAGGTGCTGAACAACGGCGATCTCGGCGAAAACAAAGGGGTCAACCTGCCGGGCGTGTCCATCCAGTTACCTGCACTGGCCGAAAAAGACAAACGTGACCTGATTTTCGGTTGCGAACAGGGTGTCGATTTTGTGGCAGCCTCCTTTATTCGTAAACGTTCCGACGTAGAAGAGATTCGCGCCCATCTGAAACAGCATGGCGGCGAACACATCCAGATCATCTCCAAAATTGAAAACCAGGAAGGTCTGAATAACTTTGACGACATTCTGGACGCCTCTGACGGCATCATGGTCGCCCGTGGCGATCTGGGCGTGGAGATTCCCGTTGAAGAAGTAATCTTCGCGCAAAAAATGATGATCGAAAAATGCAACCTGGCTCGCAAAGTGGTGATCACCGCCACTCAGATGCTGGATTCAATGATCAAGAACCCGCGTCCGACCCGCGCCGAAGCAGGTGACGTCGCCAACGCCATCATCGACGGCACCGACGCTGTGATGCTGTCTGGCGAGAGTGCTAAAGGCAAATACCCGCTGGAAGCCGTCACGATTATGGCCACTATCTGCGAACGCACCGATAGAGTGATGAAATCGCGTCTGGATAAACTGCAACACACCAGCAAATTGCGCATCACCGAAGCGGTGTGCCGCGGCGCGGTGGAAACGGCAGAGAAACTGGAAGCGCCACTGATTGTGGTTGCCACCCATGGCGGTAAATCGGCTAAATCTATCCGCAAATATTTCCCACATGCCCGCATTCTGGCGCTGACCACCAACGAAATCACCGCACGTCAGTTGCTATTGAGTAAAGGTGTGGAAACCATGCTGGTGAAAGAAATCGCCTCTACCGATGATTTCTACCGCATTGGCAAAGAAGCGGCACTGAAGAGCGGCCTGGCCCAGGAAGGCGATATTGTCGTGATGGTTTCTGGCGCGCTGGTGCCGAGCGGCACGACTAACACCGCATCGGTACATCGTCTGTAA
- the licT gene encoding BglG family transcription antiterminator LicT, translated as MKIAKILNNNVVTVMDEHNNEQVVMGRGLGFKKRPGDSVDVALIEKVFALRSSELTARLSDVLERIPLEVVTTADRIIALAKEKLPGNLQDSLYISLTDHCHFAIERHRQGVDIRNGLLWEIKRLYQKEFAIGLEALGIIHRRLGVQLPEDEAGFIALHLVNAQLDGHMPEVMHITRVIQEILNIVKYQLNLDYNEQAFSYHRFVTHLKFFAQRLVGRTPVFSEDESLHDVVKAQYTQAYHCAEKIRDHIIRHYDYTLTKEELMFLAIHIERVRSELQDQAENKNQV; from the coding sequence ATGAAGATTGCCAAGATATTGAATAATAACGTCGTCACGGTCATGGATGAGCATAATAACGAACAGGTCGTGATGGGGCGTGGACTGGGATTCAAAAAACGACCGGGAGATAGTGTGGATGTTGCGCTAATAGAAAAAGTTTTCGCTCTGCGCAGCAGCGAACTGACGGCAAGGCTGAGCGATGTGCTGGAGCGCATTCCGCTGGAGGTGGTGACTACCGCTGATAGGATTATCGCGCTGGCGAAAGAAAAGCTGCCCGGAAATCTGCAAGATAGCCTCTACATTTCATTAACCGACCATTGCCACTTTGCCATTGAGCGGCACCGGCAAGGGGTGGATATTCGTAATGGATTATTGTGGGAAATTAAACGACTGTATCAGAAAGAGTTCGCCATCGGGCTGGAAGCGTTGGGGATTATTCACCGACGGCTTGGGGTTCAGTTACCGGAAGACGAGGCGGGCTTTATTGCGCTGCATCTGGTGAATGCCCAACTGGATGGCCATATGCCAGAAGTGATGCATATAACCCGCGTGATACAGGAAATTTTGAATATTGTGAAATATCAGCTGAATCTTGACTATAACGAGCAAGCTTTTAGTTATCACCGATTTGTGACTCATCTGAAGTTTTTTGCGCAGCGATTAGTGGGCCGTACGCCGGTATTCAGTGAAGATGAATCGCTGCACGATGTAGTGAAAGCGCAATATACGCAGGCGTATCACTGCGCCGAAAAAATACGGGATCATATTATACGACATTACGACTATACCCTGACGAAAGAAGAGTTGATGTTTCTGGCTATTCATATCGAACGGGTGCGTTCGGAATTACAGGATCAGGCAGAAAATAAAAATCAGGTGTAG
- the bglF gene encoding PTS beta-glucoside transporter subunit IIABC, with product MNYEALASEIRDGVGGQGNIISVVHCATRLRFKLKDNTAANADILKNNPGIIMVVESGGQFQVVVGNQVADVYQALLSLEDMSRFNEPVASEEKKDSLFAGFIDIISSIFTPFVGVMAATGILKGFLALGVATHFITESSGTYKLLFAASDALFYFFPIVLGYTAGKKFGGNPFTTLVVGATLVHPSMIATFNAMQQPDHPILYFLGISITFINYSSSVIPILFASWVSCKLEKPLNRWLHANIRNFFTPLLCIVISVPLTFLLIGPSATWLSEMLSGGYQWLYGLNSLLAGAVMGAMWQVCVIFGLHWGFVPLMLNNLSVMGHDTLLPLLTPAVLGQAGATLGILLRTHDMKRKGIAGSAFSAAIFGITEPAVYGVTLPLRRPFIFGCIGGAVGAAVMGYFHTTTYSFGFPSIFTFTQIIPPTGVDGSVWAAIIGTLASFILAALTSWLFGVPKDETQPVVVQQTELEATQTSAAVVSVVRDETLFSPLTGELVPLDQLADRTFASGVMGKGVAIRPSQGRLYAPVDGTIVSLFKTYHAVGLASRGGAEVLMHVGIDTVRLEGRYFTPHVRVGDVVRQGDLLLEFDGPAIVAAGYDLTTPMVITNSEDYRGVESVTSGKVDANTPLTQLIC from the coding sequence ATGAATTACGAAGCATTAGCCAGTGAAATAAGAGATGGCGTAGGCGGTCAGGGAAATATTATTAGTGTGGTGCATTGCGCCACGCGTCTGCGCTTCAAATTGAAAGATAATACCGCCGCCAATGCGGATATTCTGAAAAATAACCCAGGCATCATCATGGTGGTGGAAAGCGGCGGCCAGTTTCAAGTGGTGGTAGGCAATCAGGTGGCTGATGTTTATCAGGCACTGCTTTCGCTTGAAGACATGTCGCGTTTCAACGAGCCGGTGGCATCAGAAGAGAAGAAAGACAGCTTATTTGCCGGATTTATCGACATCATTTCCAGTATTTTTACCCCGTTTGTCGGTGTGATGGCAGCAACGGGGATACTGAAAGGTTTTCTGGCGCTGGGGGTAGCCACCCATTTTATAACCGAGAGCAGCGGCACCTATAAGTTGTTGTTTGCCGCCAGTGATGCGCTGTTTTATTTTTTCCCGATTGTGCTGGGATACACCGCTGGCAAGAAGTTTGGCGGTAACCCGTTCACTACGCTGGTGGTCGGTGCCACATTGGTTCACCCAAGCATGATAGCCACCTTCAATGCTATGCAGCAGCCAGATCACCCAATACTTTATTTTCTAGGTATCTCGATTACTTTTATCAATTACAGTTCGTCGGTCATCCCGATTCTGTTCGCCAGTTGGGTATCCTGCAAACTGGAAAAACCGCTGAATCGCTGGCTGCACGCTAATATCCGCAATTTTTTCACGCCGTTGCTGTGTATTGTTATTAGCGTTCCGCTGACGTTTTTGCTGATAGGTCCCAGCGCGACCTGGTTAAGTGAGATGCTGTCTGGCGGATACCAGTGGCTGTATGGACTGAATTCGTTGTTGGCTGGTGCCGTGATGGGGGCAATGTGGCAGGTCTGTGTGATATTCGGTCTGCACTGGGGTTTTGTGCCATTAATGCTCAATAACCTGAGTGTGATGGGGCATGACACCCTGTTGCCGCTGCTAACCCCGGCGGTGCTGGGGCAGGCTGGTGCTACGCTGGGCATACTGTTGCGCACCCACGACATGAAGCGCAAAGGGATTGCGGGTTCGGCATTTTCCGCCGCGATTTTCGGTATCACCGAACCGGCGGTATACGGCGTGACGTTACCACTGCGTCGCCCTTTCATCTTTGGTTGTATTGGGGGCGCTGTAGGCGCGGCGGTCATGGGGTATTTCCATACCACTACTTATTCTTTCGGTTTTCCCAGCATTTTCACCTTTACCCAGATCATTCCGCCGACCGGCGTGGATGGCAGCGTATGGGCGGCCATCATCGGCACGCTGGCGTCGTTCATTCTCGCGGCGTTGACCAGTTGGTTGTTCGGTGTTCCTAAAGACGAAACACAACCGGTGGTGGTGCAGCAGACTGAGTTGGAAGCCACGCAAACCAGCGCTGCCGTTGTTAGCGTTGTGCGTGATGAGACGCTGTTTAGCCCGTTGACGGGTGAGTTGGTGCCGCTGGATCAGTTGGCTGATCGCACCTTTGCCAGCGGCGTAATGGGCAAGGGGGTCGCTATCCGACCTTCGCAAGGGCGGCTGTATGCGCCGGTGGACGGCACCATAGTCTCGCTGTTCAAGACGTATCATGCTGTTGGCCTGGCATCGCGGGGCGGCGCGGAGGTGCTGATGCATGTCGGCATCGATACCGTCCGGCTGGAGGGGCGTTATTTTACCCCACATGTGCGTGTCGGTGATGTGGTGCGTCAGGGCGACCTGCTGCTGGAGTTTGATGGTCCGGCGATAGTAGCGGCAGGATACGACCTCACTACCCCGATGGTGATTACCAACAGCGAAGATTATCGCGGGGTTGAGTCTGTCACCAGCGGCAAGGTGGATGCCAATACGCCGCTGACACAGTTGATATGCTGA
- a CDS encoding glycoside hydrolase family 1 protein — protein sequence MSNPFPEHFLWGGAIAANQVEGAYLTDGKGLSTSDLQPQGIFGSIVARQPGDSGIKDVAIDFYHRYPQDIALFAEMGFTCLRVSIAWTRIFPQGDEAEPNEAGLAFYDRLFDELATHGIQPLVTLSHYEMPYGLVKKQGGWGNRLTIECFERYARTVFTRYRHKVKRWLTFNEINMSLHAPFTGVGLPPDSDKAAIYQAIHHQLVASARAVKACHDIIPDATIGNMLLGAMLYPLTSKPEDVMESLHQNREWLFFGDVQVRGAYPGYMHRYFREQGITLNITEQDTQDLTSTVDFISFSYYMTGCVSTDESQLEKTRGNILNMVPNPYLESSEWGWQIDPLGLRYLLNFLYDRYQKPLFIVENGLGAKDNIEANGEIHDDYRIRYLNDHLVQVSEAIADGVEVLGYTCWGPIDLVSASKAEMSKRYGFIYVDRDDAGKGSLERRRKKSFYWYQSVIASHGKTLTR from the coding sequence ATGAGTAATCCTTTCCCGGAGCACTTTTTATGGGGTGGCGCCATTGCCGCTAATCAGGTGGAAGGCGCCTATCTGACCGATGGAAAAGGACTTTCCACGTCGGATTTACAGCCCCAGGGCATCTTTGGCAGCATTGTGGCGCGCCAGCCGGGTGACAGCGGCATCAAAGATGTGGCGATCGATTTCTATCACCGTTACCCGCAGGATATTGCACTGTTTGCTGAAATGGGATTTACCTGCCTGCGTGTATCGATAGCCTGGACGCGCATTTTTCCTCAGGGTGATGAGGCTGAGCCTAATGAAGCGGGGCTGGCATTTTATGATCGGCTGTTTGATGAACTGGCAACACACGGCATTCAGCCGTTAGTGACGTTGTCACATTATGAAATGCCGTATGGACTGGTGAAAAAACAAGGTGGCTGGGGTAACCGGTTGACCATTGAGTGCTTTGAACGTTATGCCCGTACGGTGTTTACGCGTTACCGCCACAAGGTCAAACGCTGGCTGACGTTCAACGAGATTAATATGTCGCTACATGCGCCTTTTACTGGTGTCGGGTTGCCGCCGGATAGCGACAAAGCAGCGATTTATCAGGCTATTCACCACCAATTAGTGGCGAGCGCCAGGGCGGTGAAAGCCTGCCACGATATTATTCCAGATGCGACGATCGGCAATATGCTGCTGGGGGCGATGCTCTATCCGCTGACCAGTAAGCCGGAAGATGTGATGGAAAGTCTGCATCAAAATCGGGAATGGTTATTCTTTGGTGATGTGCAGGTACGTGGTGCTTATCCGGGGTATATGCATCGCTATTTCCGCGAGCAGGGTATTACGCTGAATATTACAGAACAGGATACGCAGGATCTGACATCCACCGTTGATTTTATTTCTTTCAGTTATTATATGACCGGGTGTGTCAGTACCGATGAATCACAGCTCGAAAAAACGCGCGGCAATATATTAAATATGGTGCCGAATCCGTATCTGGAAAGTTCTGAATGGGGCTGGCAGATTGATCCGTTGGGGCTGCGTTATTTGCTGAATTTCCTGTATGACCGTTATCAAAAACCATTGTTTATTGTTGAGAATGGGCTGGGTGCGAAAGATAACATCGAAGCAAATGGTGAAATTCACGATGATTATCGTATCCGTTATTTAAACGATCATCTGGTACAGGTCAGCGAAGCCATTGCCGATGGTGTGGAGGTATTAGGATATACCTGCTGGGGACCGATTGATTTAGTCAGCGCCTCGAAAGCGGAAATGTCCAAACGCTACGGTTTTATTTATGTTGACCGTGATGATGCTGGCAAAGGTTCGCTGGAACGGCGGCGTAAAAAGAGCTTTTACTGGTATCAATCGGTTATTGCCAGTCACGGAAAAACGCTGACACGTTAA
- a CDS encoding alpha/beta hydrolase — MKTRKTCLYLLFSALSISTPLAAQAVSGAIPTLPRTDVATRHYLSQVNADNSITFRLFAPDAKSVSVVTGATPETWVAHPMTKDDLGVWSWRSEPQQPNLYEYFFNVDGFRSVDTGSALPKPQRQVNTSMILVPGSVLDTRAVPHGELRTVTYHSASLKSERQIYVWTPPGYTGAGKPLPVLYFYHGFGDAGDSAVRQGRIPQIMDNLLAEKKISPMLVVIPDTETDVADAIAEDFPPKDRRKTFYPRNAAAADRELIHDIVPLVSARFNVRRDADGRALAGLSQGGYQALVSGMSHLEHFGWLATFSGVTTETVPNAQVSAQLGNAAAINRQLHNFTVAVGEKDTVTGKDIAGLKAQLEQKGVKFDYRQYPGLGHEMDVWRPAYIEFVQKIFK, encoded by the coding sequence ATGAAAACCAGGAAAACCTGTCTGTACCTGTTATTCTCTGCGCTAAGCATCTCCACACCGCTGGCGGCGCAAGCCGTGTCGGGCGCTATCCCGACGTTACCGCGTACCGACGTGGCGACCCGGCACTATTTGTCGCAGGTTAACGCGGATAACAGCATTACTTTCCGGCTGTTTGCGCCGGATGCCAAATCGGTAAGCGTGGTGACTGGCGCGACGCCGGAAACCTGGGTCGCACACCCGATGACGAAAGATGATCTAGGCGTCTGGTCGTGGCGCAGCGAGCCGCAGCAGCCCAATCTGTACGAATACTTCTTTAATGTGGATGGCTTTCGCAGCGTTGACACTGGTTCGGCGTTGCCTAAACCGCAGCGACAGGTCAACACCAGTATGATTCTGGTGCCGGGCAGCGTGCTGGACACACGGGCGGTGCCGCATGGCGAGCTGCGCACCGTTACCTATCATTCGGCGTCGCTGAAATCGGAACGGCAAATCTATGTCTGGACGCCGCCGGGCTACACTGGCGCGGGCAAGCCGTTGCCGGTGCTGTATTTCTATCACGGATTCGGTGATGCTGGCGATTCTGCCGTCAGACAAGGACGTATTCCTCAAATCATGGATAATCTGCTGGCGGAGAAAAAGATTTCGCCGATGCTGGTCGTGATCCCGGATACCGAAACCGATGTCGCCGACGCCATTGCGGAAGATTTTCCGCCGAAAGATCGTCGCAAAACGTTCTATCCACGTAATGCGGCGGCGGCTGATCGTGAGTTAATTCATGACATCGTTCCACTGGTCAGCGCGCGGTTTAATGTGCGGCGCGATGCCGATGGCCGGGCGCTGGCCGGGTTGTCGCAAGGCGGTTATCAGGCGCTGGTATCCGGCATGAGCCATCTGGAACACTTCGGCTGGCTGGCAACCTTTAGCGGCGTGACCACAGAAACGGTGCCGAATGCACAGGTTAGCGCACAACTGGGGAATGCCGCTGCTATCAATCGACAACTGCATAATTTCACTGTGGCGGTGGGTGAAAAAGATACGGTGACTGGTAAGGATATCGCCGGGTTGAAAGCGCAACTGGAGCAGAAAGGCGTGAAATTCGATTACCGGCAGTATCCCGGCTTAGGGCATGAAATGGACGTCTGGCGCCCGGCGTATATCGAATTTGTGCAGAAGATTTTTAAATAA
- a CDS encoding MATE family efflux transporter, with amino-acid sequence MQKYLSEARHLLALAIPVIIAQVSQTSMGVVDTIMAGSYSATDMAAVAVGTSIWLPVILFGHGLLMALTPVVANLNGSGRRDRIAHQTQQAFLLATAISVLTMVALYQGKYAINLMHDGAPELADKAVKYLHALLWGAPGYLFYQVLRSQCEGLSKTQPGMVIGFIGLLINIPINYVFIHGKLGMPELGGVGCGVATASVYWIMMLMMAVYSRHAYWLKDIRQFNAPLKPDWAILRRLAGLGLPVALAMLFEVTLFAIVALLVLPLGVVNVASHQIALNFSSLMFVLPLSVGVAATIRVGHRLGEGSAQAARVAARTSIATGILLAMCTAIFTITLREPIAMLYNQNPDVVAMASHLMLLAALYQISDAVQTIGSGVLRGYKDTRAIFFITFIAYWLLGLPIGYVLALTDMLVPRMGPAGFWCGFIIGLTASATMMVLRIRWVQRQSPARILARAAR; translated from the coding sequence GTGCAGAAGTACTTATCAGAAGCCCGTCATTTGCTGGCGCTGGCTATTCCGGTCATCATCGCGCAAGTATCGCAAACCTCAATGGGTGTGGTGGATACCATTATGGCTGGTTCCTACAGCGCCACCGATATGGCGGCGGTAGCGGTGGGTACCTCCATCTGGTTGCCTGTTATCCTGTTCGGCCACGGTTTACTGATGGCGCTTACGCCAGTGGTGGCGAACCTCAACGGCTCAGGGCGCCGGGACCGTATTGCTCATCAAACCCAGCAAGCATTCTTACTGGCGACGGCCATTTCTGTTCTGACCATGGTGGCGCTCTATCAGGGAAAATACGCGATTAACCTGATGCACGATGGCGCTCCGGAACTGGCCGACAAAGCCGTAAAATACCTGCACGCGTTGCTTTGGGGCGCACCCGGTTATCTGTTTTATCAGGTGTTGCGCAGCCAGTGCGAAGGGTTATCCAAAACACAGCCGGGGATGGTGATCGGGTTTATTGGCCTGCTGATCAATATTCCCATCAACTACGTTTTTATCCACGGTAAGCTGGGGATGCCGGAGTTAGGCGGCGTTGGCTGCGGGGTAGCGACAGCCTCGGTATACTGGATAATGATGCTGATGATGGCCGTTTATTCCCGTCACGCGTACTGGCTAAAAGATATTCGTCAGTTCAACGCCCCGCTGAAACCGGATTGGGCAATACTCCGGCGTTTAGCCGGGCTGGGGCTGCCGGTTGCGCTGGCGATGCTGTTTGAAGTGACATTATTCGCTATTGTCGCTCTGCTGGTATTGCCGCTTGGGGTAGTGAATGTCGCAAGCCACCAAATCGCGCTCAACTTCAGTTCGCTGATGTTCGTGTTGCCCCTGTCTGTTGGCGTCGCCGCCACTATTCGCGTCGGCCATCGGCTGGGCGAAGGTTCGGCACAGGCAGCGCGGGTGGCAGCACGCACCAGCATCGCTACCGGCATATTGCTGGCAATGTGCACAGCTATTTTTACCATCACGCTGCGTGAACCTATCGCCATGCTGTACAACCAAAATCCGGATGTGGTGGCAATGGCGTCGCATCTCATGCTGTTAGCGGCGCTCTACCAAATCTCCGATGCCGTGCAGACCATTGGCAGCGGCGTATTGCGTGGCTATAAAGATACTCGCGCTATCTTCTTCATCACCTTCATTGCCTATTGGCTGCTGGGGCTACCGATTGGCTATGTGCTGGCGCTGACTGACATGCTGGTGCCGCGTATGGGACCAGCTGGTTTTTGGTGTGGATTCATCATCGGCCTGACTGCTTCCGCCACCATGATGGTACTGCGTATCCGCTGGGTGCAACGTCAATCGCCAGCCCGTATTCTGGCACGCGCAGCGCGTTGA
- a CDS encoding riboflavin synthase: MFTGIVQGTATVVSVDEKPNFRTHVVQLPPELLPGLETGASVAHNGCCLTVTGIDGDRVSFDLIKETLRLTNLGDVNVGDRVNVERAAKYGDEIGGHVMSGHIMCTAEIVKILTSEHNHQIWFRLSDESQMKYVLHKGFIGIDGISLTVGEVTRSRFCVHLIPETLLRTTLGQKRLGDRINIEIDPQTQAIIDTVERVLARQAQQQAQAAAQAEQGE; this comes from the coding sequence ATGTTTACCGGTATTGTTCAGGGCACGGCGACTGTCGTGTCTGTCGATGAAAAACCCAATTTTCGCACTCATGTGGTACAACTGCCCCCCGAACTGCTGCCGGGGTTGGAAACGGGCGCTTCCGTAGCGCACAATGGCTGTTGTCTGACTGTTACCGGAATCGATGGTGATCGGGTCAGTTTTGACCTGATCAAAGAGACGTTGCGGCTGACCAATCTGGGTGACGTAAACGTGGGTGATCGGGTTAATGTAGAGCGTGCGGCCAAATATGGTGATGAGATCGGTGGGCATGTGATGTCCGGCCATATTATGTGTACGGCGGAGATCGTGAAAATTCTGACGTCGGAACATAATCATCAGATCTGGTTCCGGTTGTCTGATGAATCACAGATGAAATATGTGCTGCACAAAGGATTCATCGGTATTGACGGCATCAGCCTGACGGTGGGCGAAGTGACTCGCAGCCGTTTTTGCGTGCACCTGATTCCGGAAACACTCCTGCGCACGACGCTAGGCCAGAAACGATTGGGTGATCGTATTAACATCGAAATCGACCCGCAAACCCAAGCCATTATCGATACGGTTGAACGTGTTCTGGCTCGTCAGGCACAGCAGCAAGCGCAGGCGGCGGCACAGGCAGAGCAGGGCGAATAA
- the cfa gene encoding cyclopropane fatty acyl phospholipid synthase gives MSSSYVEELGTPNLPWFQIVNEMLSTADIAINGSRPFDIQVRNPEMYKRVLRDGSLGLGESYMDGWWECERLDMFFHRVIRTRLENQLPHRWQDTLRILIARLTNLQSRRRSWIVGKEHYDLGNDLFTLMLDPYLQYSCGYWTKAETLEQAQQDKLRLICEKLQLRRGMTLLDIGCGWGGLAEFAARHYGVSVTGVTISREQQVLAQQRCQDLEVTIMLQDYRDLDRQFDRIVSVGMFEHVGPKNYPTYFQVVRKNLKPNGLFLLHTIGTNETNLKVDSWMNKYIFPNYCLPSVQHIAQASEPYLVMEDWHNFGADYDRTLMAWHERFQQHWPTLSERYSERFQRMFSYYLNVCAGSFRARDIHLWQVLFSADGVEGGLRVPR, from the coding sequence ATGAGTTCATCCTATGTTGAGGAACTGGGGACACCCAATCTACCCTGGTTCCAAATCGTTAATGAAATGCTATCCACCGCCGACATCGCGATTAACGGTTCTCGTCCATTTGATATTCAGGTCCGCAACCCTGAGATGTATAAGCGCGTATTGCGTGATGGCTCGCTCGGATTAGGCGAAAGTTATATGGATGGCTGGTGGGAGTGTGAACGACTGGATATGTTTTTCCACCGTGTGATACGTACCCGACTGGAAAACCAACTACCGCATCGCTGGCAAGATACATTACGGATACTGATAGCACGCTTGACCAATCTACAATCTCGCCGACGTTCCTGGATCGTGGGTAAAGAGCATTACGACCTTGGTAACGATCTTTTCACCCTGATGCTCGATCCTTACTTACAGTATTCTTGTGGTTACTGGACGAAAGCCGAAACGCTTGAACAGGCACAACAAGACAAGCTGCGCCTCATTTGTGAAAAGTTGCAGTTACGTCGTGGCATGACGCTGCTGGATATTGGTTGCGGCTGGGGTGGACTGGCGGAATTCGCCGCACGTCATTACGGCGTCAGTGTCACGGGCGTTACCATATCCCGCGAACAGCAGGTGCTGGCACAGCAACGCTGTCAGGATTTGGAAGTTACCATCATGCTGCAAGACTACCGTGACCTGGACCGGCAGTTTGACCGTATCGTTTCTGTCGGCATGTTCGAACATGTCGGACCGAAAAATTATCCCACCTACTTTCAGGTTGTGAGAAAAAACCTCAAACCTAATGGGTTGTTCCTGCTGCACACTATCGGCACCAATGAAACCAATCTGAAAGTTGACTCCTGGATGAACAAATACATTTTCCCCAACTACTGCCTGCCTTCAGTGCAGCATATCGCACAAGCCAGCGAACCCTATCTGGTAATGGAAGACTGGCACAATTTCGGCGCAGATTATGACCGCACGCTGATGGCCTGGCATGAACGATTCCAGCAACACTGGCCAACCTTGTCGGAGCGTTATTCCGAACGTTTCCAGCGAATGTTCAGTTACTATCTTAACGTCTGTGCTGGCTCGTTCCGAGCACGCGATATTCATCTCTGGCAGGTACTATTTAGCGCGGATGGCGTGGAAGGTGGTTTGCGAGTACCCAGATAA